In the genome of Meles meles chromosome 4, mMelMel3.1 paternal haplotype, whole genome shotgun sequence, one region contains:
- the MFN1 gene encoding mitofusin-1 — MAETASPLKHFVLAKRAITAIFDQLLEFVTEGSYFVEATYRNPELDQIATEDDLIEIQGYRNKLSIIGEVLSRRHMKVAFFGRTSSGKSSVINAMLWDKVLPSGIGHTTNCFLSVEGTDGDKAYLMTEGSDEKKSVKTVNQLAHALHMDKDLKAGCLVHVFWPKAKCALLRDDLVLVDSPGTDVTTELDSWIDKFCLDADVFVLVANSESTLMNTEKQFFHKVNERLSKPNIFILNNRWDASASEPEYMEDVRRQHMERCLHFLVEELKVVDPLEAQNRIFFVSAKEVLSARKHKAQGMPEGGGALAEGFQARLQEFQNFEQIFEECISQSAVKTKFEQHTIRAKQILDTVKNIMDSVNVAAAEKRVYSMEEREDQIDRLDFIRNQMNLLTLDVKKKIRAVTEEVANKVSCAMTDEICRLSILVDEFCSEFHPTPSVLKVYKNELNKHIEDGMGRNLADRCTSEVNASMLQSQQEIIENLKPLLPTGIQNKLHTLIPCKKFDLSYDLNCHKLCSDFQEDIVFRFSLGWSSLVHRFLGPVNAQRVLLGLSEPIFQLPRSLASTPTAPTNPATPDSASQEELMVTLITGLASLTSRTSMGIIVVGGVIWKTVGWKLISVSLSMYGALYLYERLTWTTRAKERAFKQQFVNYATEKLQMIVSFTSANCSHQVQQEMATTFARLCQQVDITQKHLEEEIARLSKEIDQLEKIQNNSKFLRNKAVQLENELENFTKQFLHSSNEEES; from the exons ATGGCAGAAACTGCTTCTCCACTGAAGCACTTTGTGCTGGCTAAGAGGGCAATTACTGCAATCTTCGACCAATTACTGGAGTTTGTTACTGAAGGATCCTATTTTGTTGAAG caacatacaGGAATCCAGAACTTGATCAAATAGCTACTGAGGATGATCTGATAGAAATACAGGGTTATAGAAACAAGCTTTCCATCATTGGTGAGGTGCTGTCTCGGAGACATATGAAAGTGGCATTTTTTGGCAG GACAAGCAGTGGGAAGAGCTCTGTTATCAATGCAATGTTATGGGATAAAGTCCTCCCTAGTGGGATTGGCCATACAACCAACTGCTTCTTGAGTGTTGAAGGAACTGATGGAGATAAAGCCTATCTTATGACAGAAGGATCAGATGAAAAAAAGAGTGTGAAG ACAGTTAATCAGCTGGCTCATGCCCTTCATATGGACAAAGACTTGAAAGCTGGCTGTCTTGTACATGTATTTTGGCCAAAGGCAAAATGTGCCCTCTTGAGAGATGACCTGGTTTTAGTGGACAG TCCCGGTACAGATGTCACTACAGAGCTGGATAGCTGGATTGATAAGTTTTGCTTAGATGCTGATGTCTTCGTTTTGGTAGCAAACTCTGAATCAACACTAATGAACACG GAAAAGCAGTTTTTTCACAAGGTAAATGAACGACTTTCCAAgcctaatattttcattttgaataatcGTTGGGATGCCTCTGCGTCAGAGCCAGAATATATGGAAGAt GTACGCAGacagcacatggaaagatgtctGCATTTCTTGGTGGAGGAGCTTAAGGTTGTGGATCCTTTAGAGGCACAGAAtcgtattttctttgtttctgcaaAGGAAGTTCTTAGTGCTAGAAAGCACAAAGCACAGGGAATGCCAGAAGGTG GTGGGGCGCTTGCTGAAGGATTCCAGGCAAGATTACAGGAGTTTCAGAATTTCGAACAAATCTTCGAG GAGTGTATCTCGCAGTCAGCAGTGAAAACAAAGTTTGAACAGCACACTATCAGAGCTAAACAGATACTAGATACTGTGAAAAACATAATGGATTCAGTAAACGTGGCAGCAGCAGAGAAAAG GGTTTATTCAATGGAAGAGAGGGAAGATCAAATTGATAGACTGGACTTTATCCGAAACCAGATGAATCTTTTAACACtggatgttaagaaaaaaatcagggcaGTTACAGAAGAGGTGGCAAACAAG GTTTCCTGTGCAATGACAGATGAAATTTGTCGACTCTCCATTTTAGTTGATGAATTTTGTTCTGAGTTTCATCCTACTCCAAGTGTAttgaaagtatataaaaat GAGTTAAATAAGCACATAGAAGATGGTATGGGAAGAAATTTGGCGGATCGGTGTACCAGTGAAGTCAATGCTTCAATGCTTCAGTCCCAGCAAGAAATTATTG AAAATTTGAAGCCATTACTTCCAACTGGTATACAGAATAAACTACATACACTGATTCCTTGCAAGAAATTTGATCTCAGCTATGACCTAAATTGCCACAAGTTATGTTCAGATTTTCAAGAGGATATTGTATTTCGTTTTTCCCTGGGCTGGTCTTCCCTTGTCCATCGTTTCTTGGGCCCAGTGAATGCTCAGAGGGTGTTGCTAGGATTATCAGAACCCATCTTCcag CTTCCCAGATCTTTAGCCTCTACTCCCACTGCTCCAACCAATCCAGCAACTCCAGACAGTGCATCACAGGAAGAACTCATGGTCACCTTAATAACAGGATTAGCTTCTCTCACATCTAGAACTTCTATGGGCATCATAGTTGTTGGAGGAGTG ATTTGGAAAACTGTAGGGTGGAAACTCATATCTGTTTCATTAAGTATGTATGGAGCTTTGTATCTTTATGAGAGGCTGACCTGGACCACAcgtgccaaggagagagcctttAAACAGCAGTTTGTGAACTATGCAACTGAAAAACTGCAGATGATTGTTAGCTTCACCAGTGCAAACTGTAGCCATCAAGTACAACA ggaaATGGCAACCACTTTTGCTCGCCTGTGCCAACAAGTTGATATTACACAAAAACATCTGGAAGAAGAAATTGCTAGATTATCCAAAGAAATAGATCAGTtggagaaaatacaaaacaattcaAAGTTCTTAAG AAATAAAGCCGTTCAACTTGAAAATGAACTGGAGAATTTTACTAAGCAGTTTCTACATTCAAGCAATGAAGAAGAATCTTAA